A region from the Triticum aestivum cultivar Chinese Spring chromosome 3D, IWGSC CS RefSeq v2.1, whole genome shotgun sequence genome encodes:
- the LOC123073948 gene encoding uncharacterized protein: MVLPGSAAAGWMMLDRFIYHRGADGDCDGWRFPDESTAPLRATSSTSIGEPFDVAILHAEPPAVSRLYLRWPGGTNTRGAELAAAHRDLLLFRFVYVDLHVTFDNFVCVASSDPVPHIEFKRLPLCTIPMVLPPFFEEDTEEITTPRHFLPNTLGLVRGSSPGHEDEFVVAQLASITKIPGPDDMMEAEVCMIRSRVSATDDDGTWELHKIPIQHKEHQYLRLVDWSTCAVTTFNNRICWISYYTGGILFYDVFAETPTISYLGLPTHHRPRYRERGFLEVNRSICVTGGGDLLKYTSVVRTDGRLCGPLEHRQGYNIITDVLKATESVDMEWDRVTFVTAYEFWRHNTSELLLRDAVPEYPLVSMDDPSIIHFLLSEEREKINKVSVVMMDMVTNKMISVVPYIKGEEDLDGEDADMVREKSHLLKSFLTSEFPKFLNLTRDC, encoded by the exons ATGGTCTTGCCTGGATCCGCCGCGGCCGGCTGGATGATGCTGGACCGCTTCATCTACCACAGGGGCGCGGACGGCGACTGCGACGGCTGGCGCTTCCCGGACGAATCCACGGCGCCCCTGAGGGCCACTTCGTCCACCTCCATCGGCGAGCCCTTCGACGTCGCCATCCTCCACGCCGAGCCCCCTGCAGTCTCCCGCCTCTACCTGCGGTGGCCCGGCGGCACCAACACAAGGGGCGCCGAGCTGGCTGCCGCACACCGCGACCTCCTTCTCTTCCGGTTCGTCTACGTTGACCTCCACGTCACGTTTGACAACTTCGTTTGCGTGGCATCCTCAGATCCTGTGCCGCACATCGAGTTCAAACGCCTTCCCCTTTGCACCATACCAATGGTCTTGCCTCCGTTTTTCGAGGAAGACACGGAGGAAATCACTACACCTCGACACTTTTTGCCCAACACTCTAGGGCTCGTTCGTGGATCATCCCCTGGCCATGAAGATGAGTTTGTCGTGGCACAGCTGGCTAGTATCACTAAGATACCAGGCCCAGACGACATGATGGAAGCTGAAGTGTGCATGATCCGCTCTCGTGTATCAGCTACGGATGATGATGGCACATGGGAGCTTCATAAGATACCCATCCAGCACAAGGAGCATCAATACTTGAGACTCGTCGATTGGTCGACTTGCGCTGTCACCACGTTCAACAACCGTATTTGCTGGATTTCCTACTACACAGGAGGTATTCTATTTTATGATGTATTCGCAGAAACGCCTACCATCTCTTATCTAGGGTTACCTACCCATCACCGCCCTCGATACCGAGAAAGAGGTTTCCTTGAGGTGAACCGCAGCATATGTGTCACTGGTGGGGGTGATCTTCTCAAGTATACTTCTGTTGTTCGCACCGATGGTCGGCTCTGTGGCCCACTTGAACATCGCCAGGGTTACAACATTATCACTGATGTTTTGAAGGCAACGGAGAGTGTTGACATGGAGTGGGACCGGGTTACGTTTGTGACAGCTTATGAATTCTGGCGTCACAACACCTCTGAACTTCTCCTGCGCGATGCTGTCCCCGAGTACCCTCTTGTCAGCATGGACGACCCTAGCATTATACACTTTTTGCTGTCTGAGGAAAGAGAGAAGATTAACAAGGTTTCGGTTGTTATGATGGATATGGTTACCAACAAAATGATTTCAGTTGTTCCATATATTAAAGGAGAGGAAGACCTCGATGGCGAAGATGCCGACATGGTCAGAGAAAAATCACACCTTCTCAAGTCCTTCCTTACATCCGAGTTCCCCAAGTTTCTTAATCTCACAAG GGATTGCTGA